The Candidatus Poribacteria bacterium genome contains the following window.
TGGAGAGTCGCGGGCCTTTGGTCTTGGAGGGCAGACGTGCAGAGGGGTCTTGTCGGGTCTTGGCAACTCCGACGACGGACAGGATAACCAAGGCGATGGCGATCAGCAGGACGAGGCGTTCGAGATAGGCGGGATGACGATGCTGCGTCCATCTCATCCTGAAACCGAATCGGCATCCTTTGACGTCGCGGATCTGCTCTTCGATGTCCATGCGCTTGGCGTAGAGTGCAGCGATCCTCTGGACGGGATGAGCCAAGTTGGTTGCCAGCCACCAAGGTTGGACACGACCTGCCTCCCAGATGCCGACGATTCGCGCACGCGCTGCTTTGTCTTCTCGCAGCCATCGACGACTCAGGTCCACGTGTTGTCCAGGTCGAAGAGCTAGGTCGTGCAGCAGGATGGGTTGCTCTTGGTCTCGTTGGACGGCGAGGTTCTCGCGGATGCGGACGAGGAAGCCGTGCCGTGTGTGCGCCAGATGGTATATCCACACGGCGCGATGAAAGCCACGGTCACAAACAAAGATAGCGCGCTGATTCGCAGCCGCCAGCGCTTGGGTAAGCCGACGTAGGAATCGGTGTTCTTCGACGTTCTGCCAGACACCGTGATCACACCGTGATCGGGGATGACCTTGGATAGGACAGGGATGGCTCGCTTGCCGACGATGGCAGAAGCCAGCAGCATCCGTCGATCCTTCGTCCATTCGGTCCGGTCGATGGCGATCAGCACGGGCTCGGACCCGCCCAGCAACGAGAGCAACTATCGAGTCAGCAGGACATCTTGGATGCGGGGGTTGCTCAGGAGACGATAGAAGCGATTGAGCGCGCTTCCCAACCGGATTCCTAGCCCCATCGCCATCCAACCAGCCAGACGACGAGAGCGAGCCTCACCTTGTGCTGCAATGGCAGCGATCACCCACGCAAGCGACTTCTGCTGAGAACGACGGAACGGACTCAACATCGACACCAGAAACGGGTACATTCTGAGCGGATGCACGGTGATGACTCCTGTTTGGGTCCATCGGACAGCCACCCAAACCGTGATCTACTGTGCATCCACTGTCAATCCCCCAACACAAACTGAGAAGCGGTCAGGCGCAAAACCGCTTGACAGTTCGGCTCGCTGCGGCGATAATTCCCGCGCAGTTGCCCCTGTGGCGGAATTGGTATACGCGGCAGGTTGAGGGCCTGTGCTCGAAAGGGCGTGCTGGTTCGAGTCCAGCCAGGGGCACCACGCAGCCTTCCTTCCTCTGATCCGGCTTCTCGATCCGTTGGCTCCGCGATACACGGTGCGGTCGGCGCGTTTGACGCATCGGGTGGGATTCCGTACAGTCTCCGCGTGTCCCAGAAGATGCCCGCATAAGACGGCCGAACCGCCTGGTCGAACCCACATGCGCCCTATCCGTCCGTCCGTGGATCCGCGCTCCGCTCTCGTCGGCGCTCTGTTTCTCGTCTCCGGGGCGACGGGACTCGTCTATGAGATCCTGTGGTCGCGCCTGCTGACAACGCACGTGTTCGGAACCACCGTCTACGCGGTCAGCACGGTTCTTGCCGCGTTCATGTGCGGCACCGCGCTGGGAGCCTTCGCGCTCGGGCGGCGCGCGGATCGGCTAGCCCTGCCGCTCCGCATGTACGCGCTGCTCGAAGCCGGTGTCGGGCTTTACGCCTTCGCGTTCCCGATCCTGCTCAAGGGCGTCGTGGTGGTGTTCGTCGCGGCGGCGCGGGGCAAGGACCTGTCGCCGGCGCTGGTGCTGCTTCGATTCGTCCTGGCTTTCGTCGTGCTCCTGCCGCCGTCGATTCTGATGGGAGCGACACTGCCGGCGCTGGCGCGACACGTCACTCGCTCGCGGGATCGCTTGGGACGATACGTTGGCGGGCTGTATGGTCTCAATACGCTCGGAGCCGTCACTGGGACGCTGCTGACCGGATTCCTGTTGGTCGCTCGCTTCGGCGTCACGGCGACGCTCTTCGGAACTGGCGCAACCAACCTGCTGATCGCGTTGGTGGCGTGGTGGCTTGCGCGCGACTCGCGACGAGAGCCGACACCGAACGCCGACATGGACCTCGACGCCGCTGCGGCGGAGACGGACATGCGCGCCGCGCGAGCCGCCGTCGTGGTCGTTGGCGTGTCCGGTTTCTGCGCCCTGGCATACGAGGTGATCTGGACGCACGTCCTCGTCCTGTTTCTCGGAAGCACGACCTACGCCTTCTCGACGATGCTGGCGGCGTTCCTGACGGGCATCGCTCTCGGCGGAGCCGCCGCGGGCCCCGTCTCCGATCGTACGGCGCGAAGGCCGCAGCTGCTCGCGTACGCGCAGATCGCCATCGGCATCGGATCGGTGCTCGTGCTGCCAGGTTTGTCCAGCCTCTACGGCATCGTGCGCGCCGTCGGGTTCGGCGGCAGACCGCTGGTGTTCGTCGTGTGCGTTCTGCTGATGCTCTTGCCGACGGTCCTCATGGGCGCGAGCTTCACGCTCGCAGCGAGGATCGCAGCCGCGTCGTCAACTCGACTGGCGCGGACGGTCGGCTCCGTGTATGCGTCCAACACGTTCGGAGCCATCGTCGGATCGCTGTCGGCAGGATTCATCCTCATCCCGCTGTTGGGGATCCGCAACGCCGCGCTCGCCATCGCCGTGGTGAACGTCCTCGCCGGAGCGTGGATGCTCCGAGCGGCAGCGTCTACCGGGCGGGCAGAAGTCGCCGTTCCTGTCGCCGTCGGACTGCTGATCTCGGTCGGAGCGCTGTTTCTGCTCCCACGCACCGATCTGTTCACGCGCAGCGCGATCTACCAGGAGCAGTTCGCTCGCCTGGGCGATGCCGCGAAGATAGAGAACTACTCCGAGGAGCCCGAGGGCATCGTCACGGTTCTCACGGACCCGGAAGGCTCGCGCAGACTCTATGTCGACACGAACGAGGCGGCGAACGACACGCGGTGGGATGCGCCGTCGCACCGGGTCATCGCGCACGTGCCGCTGCTGCTGCACCCGGATCCTAAGCGCGCGCTTGTGGTCGGGTTCGGAATGGGCAGAACGTCGAACTCGATCGTGCAGCACGGCGTCGAGGTCGATGCCGCTGAGATTCACCCTGGCGTGATCCGAGCCGCGAGAGCCTACTTCAGCGACGCAAACTCGGGCGTGCTCGATTCCGACAAGCTCCACGTCCACGTCAACGATGGTCGCAACTTCATCCTCACGACTCTGAACCGATACGACATGATCTCGACCGGGATCATCCATCCGCTGGTCAGTTCCGGCAGTTCGGGCATCTACAGCCGTGACTTCTACCGGCTGTGCCGCGATATCCTGACCGACGACGGCGTCATGAGCCAATGGGTTCCACTGCATCGTCTGCCGCTGGCGGATCTCAAGACCATCGTGCGCACCTTCCTCGACGTGTTCCCTGAGACGACCGTCTGGTTCAAATACACGCCGGACTTCCTGATCTTGGCTGGTACCAAGGTGCCGCAGAGCATCGACATCCGCGCTTGGGCCCGCCGCACGACAGTTCCCGCAGTCAAACAGGACCTAGCTGCCGATGACCTGGAGACGTTCTCGCTGCTCGACTCCTACTTCATGGGACCGGCAGCCGCCGCGCGCTTCGCCGACGGAGCTCGACTGCACACCGACGACAAACCGGTCCTGGAGTTCTTCGCCCCGAACCTCGGAGGCGTCGCGACGACGCAGGTCGAGAACATCGAGGCGCTGCTGCCGTTCCGCGAGTCGGTGTATCCGCTGCTGACCGGCTTCGCCTCGCCGGAGCAGGCAACGGCGGTTCGGGAGCTGCTCGAACGGTTCCACGAAACGACGGGCGATCTGATCCGGGGACAGATCGAATATGCCGCCGGACGCTATGAGAACGCGGTCGCCATCCTGCAACCGGCGTACGCGAGGAATCCCGACGATGCGACCATCGGCTACAACCTGCAGGAAGCGGCGCGGCTCGTAAGGCGCGATCTCGACGCCCAGATCGCCAGCACGGAGCGAGCGCTTCTGGATCAAGTGCGACGGAACCCGGAGGACACGACCGCGCTGACGAACCTGGGGCTCGTCTACCGGAACGCCGGTCGTCTGGATGACGCCGCGCTGTATCTCGAGCGAGCGCTTCGCCTCCAGCCTGGCAGCGTCGAATTGCTGCTTCTGCTGGGAGAGGTGCACGCGCAAGCAGGCGAGGTCGCCAAGGCAATCGACGTCTACGAAAGCGCGTCAAAGAAAGCCCCGGATCAGATCGTCATCTACGGATCGCTCGCGGCGTTGTACGAGCGGGCGGAACGCATCGACGACGCCATTGCCGCCGTGCAGCGCGTCCTCCGACTCGACCCCGACCTGGCGCTCGCCCACAGTACGTTGGGAAGTCTCTACCTCACCAAGGGCGACGCCAAGGCGGCTGAATCCTCCTACCGACGCGCTCTCACGTCCAACCCCCCGTCATCCGTCGCGCGCGTCGCCTGGAACGGCTTGGGACTCGCTCTCGCCCGATCCGACCGCCGCGCCGACGCGACCTCGGCGTTCCGCAAGGCGCTCGAGATCGATCCGAACTTCGCCGAAGCCAGCGACAATCTCGCAGCGCTTGAAGCCGGCGGCGCGGGCGGACAAGCGCCGTGACCGAGTCGAAGCCGTTCGGCGGCGCGCTTGGAACTGTGACACGCCGACTCGTCTGGTTGCTCAAGAAGCCGCTGACGTGGCTCGTGGTCGTCTTCGCGGTGGTCTACGGGCTGACCGTTGTCCCGTACTGGAAGACGACCTGGGACAGCGCCACCTACATCGACATCGCCGAATCGCTCCTGCGCGGTGAAGGCTATTCGTACAACGGCTACCCCCACACCAAGTACCCGCCGGGGTTCCCGCTCCTTCTCGCCGCCGTCGAGATCGTTGCTGACAGGAACTTCCTCTGGATGCGGGCTCTCATCGTTGCGTGCGCGGTCACGTCCATCGCGCTGACGTACGCGCTGATCCGGCGGTGCGAGTCCTCCGTCGTGGCAATCGCGGTGGCGGCGATGACGGGAGCCTGCTTCGCCGTCGTCTTCGAGGGCACTCGCATCCTGTCGGACCTGCCGTACATGGCGTGCTCGCTGGGAACGCTCTACATCGCCGAGAGGTACGGCAGAGACCGGCGGAGCTCAGTCCTCTGTGCGCTCATCGCATTGATGGTCGCGTCGTACTCGGTCCGAATCGTCGGCTTCGTGCTCGCGCCCGCAATTGCCCTCGCGCCGGTGCTGAACCCCAGCCAATGGCGTGACCGAGAACGGCGGCGAGACGCCGTGATCGTCGTGGCGACGATGGGCTTGGTCATTGCGGCTTGGATGGGACGGAACGCGGTCGTCACGCGCCATCTCCCGGTGGGATTACGCGAATCGCTCAGCTACGAAAGCGAGCTCGTCGCCGTCGCGCCGGACGATCCGGGCTCGGCACGCATCGGTACAACGCACGTCGTCTCGCGTCTTAGGTCGAACGCGGTCTACTACGAGGGTCTCATCGCGGGGATGCTGACCGGGCGACGGGCACGCGGCAGCGCGTGGATGCACGGACTTGCGGCAGTCGTGGTTCTCGGTTGGCTTCTGTCGGTCATCCGAAGCCGCTCGGCGACCGACCTCTACGCCGGCATGTACGCCGTTGTGTTCCTGCTCTGGCCCTCGCCGCAGGGCGAGCGGTTCGTCGTACCGGTCGTTCCGCTGATGATGTACTACGCCCTCGCTCCGTGGCTGTGGCTGTGGAATCGGGCGGGACGCGCCATGACTCGCGTTCCTGTCGGCGACCTGCTCGCGATGGGAGCCGCTATCGCCGTCGTCTGGCTCAATGCGCGCCTCGTCGTGCCGATGATCCGCGCCGAGCGACGCACGCCCTATTATGACCAGGGCACGCAAAACTACCTCGACAGCATCGCGTGGGTCGGCGACCACACGCCCGCCGACTCCG
Protein-coding sequences here:
- a CDS encoding transposase — translated: MDEGSTDAAGFCHRRQASHPCPIQGHPRSRCDHGVWQNVEEHRFLRRLTQALAAANQRAIFVCDRGFHRAVWIYHLAHTRHGFLVRIRENLAVQRDQEQPILLHDLALRPGQHVDLSRRWLREDKAARARIVGIWEAGRVQPWWLATNLAHPVQRIAALYAKRMDIEEQIRDVKGCRFGFRMRWTQHRHPAYLERLVLLIAIALVILSVVGVAKTRQDPSARLPSKTKGPRLSMPEVGIIYLTQFHRRITTHFVRANRQPPTIKPCQETYQVLARN
- a CDS encoding MFS transporter — protein: MRPIRPSVDPRSALVGALFLVSGATGLVYEILWSRLLTTHVFGTTVYAVSTVLAAFMCGTALGAFALGRRADRLALPLRMYALLEAGVGLYAFAFPILLKGVVVVFVAAARGKDLSPALVLLRFVLAFVVLLPPSILMGATLPALARHVTRSRDRLGRYVGGLYGLNTLGAVTGTLLTGFLLVARFGVTATLFGTGATNLLIALVAWWLARDSRREPTPNADMDLDAAAAETDMRAARAAVVVVGVSGFCALAYEVIWTHVLVLFLGSTTYAFSTMLAAFLTGIALGGAAAGPVSDRTARRPQLLAYAQIAIGIGSVLVLPGLSSLYGIVRAVGFGGRPLVFVVCVLLMLLPTVLMGASFTLAARIAAASSTRLARTVGSVYASNTFGAIVGSLSAGFILIPLLGIRNAALAIAVVNVLAGAWMLRAAASTGRAEVAVPVAVGLLISVGALFLLPRTDLFTRSAIYQEQFARLGDAAKIENYSEEPEGIVTVLTDPEGSRRLYVDTNEAANDTRWDAPSHRVIAHVPLLLHPDPKRALVVGFGMGRTSNSIVQHGVEVDAAEIHPGVIRAARAYFSDANSGVLDSDKLHVHVNDGRNFILTTLNRYDMISTGIIHPLVSSGSSGIYSRDFYRLCRDILTDDGVMSQWVPLHRLPLADLKTIVRTFLDVFPETTVWFKYTPDFLILAGTKVPQSIDIRAWARRTTVPAVKQDLAADDLETFSLLDSYFMGPAAAARFADGARLHTDDKPVLEFFAPNLGGVATTQVENIEALLPFRESVYPLLTGFASPEQATAVRELLERFHETTGDLIRGQIEYAAGRYENAVAILQPAYARNPDDATIGYNLQEAARLVRRDLDAQIASTERALLDQVRRNPEDTTALTNLGLVYRNAGRLDDAALYLERALRLQPGSVELLLLLGEVHAQAGEVAKAIDVYESASKKAPDQIVIYGSLAALYERAERIDDAIAAVQRVLRLDPDLALAHSTLGSLYLTKGDAKAAESSYRRALTSNPPSSVARVAWNGLGLALARSDRRADATSAFRKALEIDPNFAEASDNLAALEAGGAGGQAP